Proteins from a single region of Orcinus orca chromosome 20, mOrcOrc1.1, whole genome shotgun sequence:
- the PPP1R15A gene encoding protein phosphatase 1 regulatory subunit 15A: MAPGQVPHQPAPWRDTHPFYLVSPLVGLLSWAWSHLRGPRSPEPWLVEAVTGTDQGEAVPEGEAKASLATHHAPKGRHPQEETGDSGAAEKDGEASRGACPDLETKCSLLEAWGLSDNDDEEYGREEATSIPREQGSEFMDGQPAPLCPSLLVTSLQDLPGEEESKEEGVTEDKEVITFSFPPSPWECCPGVEEEEEDEEAPRTSASPLALGSKPRAWLCCPVDGATEEERTENKAATKTSICPPSAGSHLRAWECCSGEEPEEEKPIKAEKGEADPEPHSPVPAQSPLLRTWQHQSSEITEEEEEEEDSDSGEAEASSSIPHTSAFLRAWVYRPGEDTEEETECEGENEDEDDESEAADLEPSPSLQTQSALFRHRIYQPGEETEGGEAATEWGEAEPCPFRVAIYLPGEKAPPPWAPPRLPLRLQMRLKSAETPTRHRDPEPPLKTRKVRFSEKVSVHLLAVWAGPAQAARRGPWEQFARDRSRFARRIAQAQEELGPYLTPAARARAWARLGNPPTSLATIPAPTPTLPMSPCRPHL; the protein is encoded by the exons ATGGCCCCAGGCCAAGTGCCCCATCAGCCTGCCCCCTGGAGGGATACCCACCCCTTCTACCTCGTGTCCCCGCTGGTGGGCCTTCTCAGCTGGGCCTGGAGCCACCTGAGAGGCCCAAGATCTCCAGAGCCCTGGTTGGTGGAAGCAGTAACCGGAACAGATCAGGGAGAAGCTGTCCCGGAGGGAGAAGCTAAGGCTTCTCTGGCCACTCACCATGCCCCCAAGGGCAGGCACCCTCAAGAGGAGACTGGAGACAGTGGAGCAGCTGAGAAGGATGGAGAAGCATCCCGGGGGGCCTGCCCTGACCTGGAAACCAAGTGTTCTCTTCTTGAAGCCTGGGGACTTTCAGATAATGATGACGAAGAGTATGGCAGGGAAGAAGCAACCAGTATCCCTAGAGAGCAGGGAAGTGAATTTATGGATGGCCAGCCTGCTCCCCTGTGCCCCAGCCTTCTGGTAACATCCCTGCAAGACCTTCCTGGGGAGGAGGAATCTAAGGAAGAAGGGGTTACTGAAGATAAAGAAGTGATCACGTTCTCTTTTCCTCCATCACCCTGGGAATGTTGTCCAggggtggaggaagaggaggaggatgaagaagCTCCTAGAACATCTGCCTCTCCCTTAGCTCTGGGATCCAAGCCCAGAGCTTGGCTGTGCTGCCCCGTAGATGGAgccacagaggaagaaagaacagagaataaAGCAGCCACGAAGACCTCCATTTGCCCCCCATCTGCaggctcccacctcagggcctggGAGTGTTGTTCAGGAGAGGAGCCTGAGGAGGAGAAGCCCATAAAAGCTGAGAAAGGAGAAGCTGACCCAGAGCCACACTCCCCAGTTCCAGCCCAGAGCCCCCTGCTCAGGACCTGGCAGCACCAATCCAGTGAGatcacagaggaggaagaggaggaggaggacagtGATTCAGGAGAAGCTGAGGCTTCCTCTTCCATCCCACACACAAGTGCCTTCCTGAGGGCCTGGGTGTACCGACCAGGAGaggacacagaggaggaaactgagtgtGAGGGTGAGAATGAGGATGAAGATGATGAATCAGAAGCAGCTGACTTGGAACCAAGTCCCTCCCTTCAGACCCAGAGTGCCCTCTTCAGGCACCGGATATATCAGCCTGGAGAGGAAACAGAGGGAGGGGAAGCTGCCACAGAGTGGGgagaagctgagccctgcccCTTCCGAGTGGCCATCTATTTACCTGGAGAGAAGGCCCCACCTCCTTGGGCTCCTCCTCGGCTGCCCCTCCGTCTGCAAATGCGCCTCAAGTCTGCAGAAACCCCCACCAGGCATCGGGACCCTGAGCCTCCCCTGAAGACCAGAAAG GTGCGCTTCTCTGAGAAGGTCTCCGTCCATCTCCTGGCTGTCTGGGCGGGACCCGCCCAGGCCGCCCGCAGAGGCCCCTGGGAGCAGTTCGCCCGGGATCGCAGCCGCTTTGCCCGACGCATCGCCCAAGCCCAAGAGGAGCTGGGTCCCTACCTCACCCCTGCCGCCCGGGCCAGGGCCTGGGCACGCCTCGGGAACCCTCCCACTTCTCTGGCCACCATACCTGCCCCTACCCCGACCTTACCCATGTCCCCATGCAGACCACACCTTTGA
- the TULP2 gene encoding tubby-related protein 2: MSLVPKDRVRMSQENDTWKKEALGDELAAMRLQKLEQQRRLFEMKQRRKRQEPLMVQANPDASLRPRRPRQREERFSGDSGPGNPFLQENVPETHLRPGARSVLSTVSCGGDGSGDRGPLVSPTETGSSDLELEEVSVEDIPASPPPYEEPPGTRRRGWPARQRPGRSAEDESESQDVGDEHEVPSPRPNPGMGEDLQEKKEESESTVRNSPWATDEEVSEAPEGAGGAGNSDVGSSLRWPPRAPGPRLGEDMEAYVLRPALRGRTVQCHISRDKRGVDKGMFPFYYLYLEAADGRKHFLLAGRKRKRSKTSNYLVSLDPTDLSRDGENFVGKVRSNVLGTKFTIFDNGVNPERKNFVPETARIREELGAVCYETNILGFRGPRKMTVIIPGIDAQNQRISVQPQNEQESLLSRLQRGANQGLVLLQNKAPSWSDESGAYVLNFHGRVTRTSIKNFQIVHPDDREFLGTGLPGQGSRTRTTSPIST; encoded by the exons ATGTCGCTGGTTCCCAAAGATAGGGTCAG GATGTCTCAGGAGAATGACACATGGAAGAAAGA GGCCCTGGGGGATGAGCTTGCCGCCATGAGGCTGCAGAAGCTGGAACAGCAG CGGCGGTTGTTTGAGATGAAGCAGCGACGGAAGCGCCAAGAGCCCCTCATGGTTCAGGCCAATCCTGACGCTTCCCTGCGGCCCCGGCGACCGCGGCAGCGGGAGGAGCGCTTCTCGGGTGACAGCG GCCCCGGGAACCCTTTCCTTCAGGAGAACGTGCCAGAGACACATCTGCGCCCTGGTGCCCGCAGTGTCCTGAGCACCGTGAGCTGCGGTGGAGATGGCAGTGGCGACCGTGGACCCCTGGTATCGCCGACAGAAACAG GCAGTTCCGATCTCGAGTTGGAGGAAGTCTCCGTGGAGGATATTCCTGCCTCACCACCTCCTTATGAAGAGCCTCCGGGGACTCGGCGCAGGGGTTGGCCAGCCCGCCAACGACCTG GGCGCAGTGCTGAGGACGAGAGCGAATCCCAGGATGTTGGAGATGAACACGAGGTGCCCAGTCCGAGACCAAACCCTGGAATG GGCGAAGACCtgcaagagaagaaagaggagtcGGAGTCTACAGTGAGGAACTCCCCATGGGCGACCGACGAAGAGGTGTCCGAGGCCCCGGAaggcgcgggcggcgcgggcaaCAGCGATGTGGGGAGCTCGCTCCGCTGGCCTCCCCGCGCCCCAGGCCCTCGGCTGGGCGAGGACATGGAAGCGTATGTGCTGCGGCCAGCGCTGCGTGGTCGCACGGTGCAGTGTCACATCAGCCGCGACAAGCGCGGGGTAGACAAGGGCATGTTCCCTTTCTACTATCTCTACCTGGAGGCGGCCGACGGCCGAAAG CACTTCCTTCTGGCTGGGCGCAAGAGAAAAAGGAGCAAAACCTCTAATTACCTCGTCTCCCTGGACCCCACAGACCTATCTCGGGATGGGGAAAATTTTGTGGGCAAAGTCAG ATCTAATGTCTTGGGCACCAAATTCACCATCTTCGACAATGGGGTGAATCCAGAAAGGAAGAATTTTGTCCCAGAGACTGCTCGGatcagggaggagctgggggctGTGTGTTAT GAGACCAACATCTTGGGATTCCGAGGGCCCCGGAAAATGACTGTGATCATTCCAGGAATCGACGCCCAGAACCAGAGAATCAGTGTCCAGCCACAAAAT GAACAGGAGTCGCTATTGAGTCGCCTCCAACGGGGGGCCAACCAGGGGCTGGTCCTGCTGCAAAATAAAGCCCCATCGTGGAGCGACGAGAGCGGCGCCTACGTGCTCAATTTTCATGGTCGCGTCACTAGGACCTCGATCAAGAACTTCCAGATCGTGCATCCGGATGACCGTGAGTTCCTAGGAACTGGTTTACCTGGGCAAGGGAGCAGGACAAGAACTACTTCTCCCATTAGCACTTGA